The proteins below are encoded in one region of Verrucomicrobiia bacterium:
- a CDS encoding c-type cytochrome domain-containing protein, translating to MGFIRWGVLLAPAALACLPGASLAATEMDPSKLPPPASKTVDFTRDIQPLLQAHCLKCHSDEKPKSSFRLTSRQNALKGGEHRIDLIPGKSGKSPLVYYVARLVPDMEMPPDGRGTPLTSNQVALVRAWIDQGLAWGPITNAPPIEVALTPVVGGTAVRGDARKFRELYWQHESWNRGLEDFHMEEKPGPNSKITSAGHILRDDYKLTLSAEKNDLGFANFGWEQFRKYYDNLGGYSPLFSPPAFELNRDLQLDVGRAWTEFGLTLPGLPRVVLGYEYDYRDGTDATLQWGPVSNGVDARNIYPGFKQLSEQVHVLKLDADYEAGGVLISDSFRGEWYKLNSEELNDSGFTNSPGNPAMALTSANERQTYFEGANTLHLEKQFTKWLFGAGGYLYSKLNADGSMDVQNDNAALLNNPGGAFSGFPGWQIQPIELERESHVFSLSSLLGPCEGLSITLAVQNEWTRQNGLDTGTSTLASALLGTNILALGYETNLANLDQRTFSQELGIRFTKIPFTTLFAEARFQENDLGRYESTDGGLTPFLLYADEANHQEDLRAGFNTSPWRRLSLSGQVQRYDDNTVYNNIEQRVILNEGYPGFIRRRDLISNKAEGKLGYQAATWLKTTLSYQYLANDYHTYTAPVALGLFPPVSGVSPGGAVAPATYDAHIASFNATLTPWRRLFLSTTFSYQNARTVTGVIGSPSVVPYAGNIYQAIVSGNYALNESTDLILTYSFAFADFTQAPDSLPLGIKYHQHTLEAGIQHRLAKNTTVGLQYQFYHYDEPSSGGVDNFNAQGLFATLACRLP from the coding sequence ATGGGCTTCATCAGATGGGGCGTCCTGCTGGCCCCCGCGGCGCTGGCCTGTTTGCCGGGCGCATCGCTCGCTGCCACCGAGATGGACCCCAGCAAGTTGCCTCCCCCGGCCTCTAAGACGGTCGATTTCACGCGCGATATCCAGCCGCTCCTTCAAGCCCACTGCCTCAAGTGCCATTCAGACGAAAAACCCAAGAGCAGTTTCCGCCTGACTTCCCGCCAGAACGCCCTCAAAGGGGGTGAACATCGCATTGACCTCATTCCAGGCAAAAGCGGCAAAAGTCCGCTCGTTTATTACGTGGCCCGCCTGGTGCCCGATATGGAGATGCCGCCCGATGGCCGCGGCACACCGCTGACTTCCAACCAGGTCGCCCTGGTGCGGGCGTGGATCGATCAGGGTTTGGCATGGGGGCCTATCACAAATGCCCCGCCCATCGAGGTGGCGTTAACACCGGTTGTGGGCGGAACGGCCGTGCGCGGCGATGCCAGGAAATTTCGTGAGCTGTACTGGCAGCACGAGAGCTGGAACCGCGGTCTGGAAGATTTCCATATGGAGGAAAAGCCCGGACCGAACTCAAAAATAACCAGCGCCGGGCATATCTTACGCGATGATTACAAACTAACGCTGTCAGCGGAGAAGAACGACCTGGGCTTCGCCAACTTTGGCTGGGAACAATTCCGGAAATATTACGACAACCTGGGCGGCTATTCCCCTTTGTTCTCGCCGCCGGCATTCGAGTTGAATCGTGATTTGCAATTGGATGTGGGGCGGGCCTGGACGGAGTTTGGCCTCACCCTGCCGGGCTTGCCGAGGGTCGTGCTGGGTTACGAGTATGACTACCGCGACGGGACCGATGCCACTTTGCAATGGGGTCCGGTGAGCAACGGGGTGGACGCGCGCAATATTTATCCCGGGTTCAAGCAACTCTCGGAGCAGGTGCACGTATTAAAACTGGATGCGGATTACGAAGCAGGCGGCGTGCTCATCAGCGACAGTTTCCGCGGTGAATGGTACAAGCTGAATTCAGAAGAGTTGAATGATAGCGGGTTCACGAATTCCCCGGGAAACCCCGCCATGGCCCTTACCAGCGCCAATGAAAGACAAACCTATTTCGAAGGGGCGAATACGCTTCACTTGGAAAAGCAGTTTACCAAATGGCTCTTTGGCGCCGGTGGGTATCTCTACAGCAAACTCAATGCAGATGGCTCGATGGATGTCCAAAACGACAACGCCGCCTTGCTCAATAATCCCGGGGGCGCTTTCTCGGGTTTTCCTGGCTGGCAAATCCAGCCCATCGAACTCGAACGCGAGTCGCACGTGTTCAGTTTAAGCAGCCTCTTAGGCCCTTGCGAGGGCCTGAGCATTACGCTGGCGGTTCAGAATGAATGGACCCGGCAAAATGGCCTGGATACCGGCACGAGCACTTTAGCCTCCGCCCTGCTGGGAACAAATATCCTCGCCTTGGGTTACGAAACCAACTTGGCTAACCTGGACCAGAGAACCTTCAGCCAGGAGCTTGGGATTCGATTTACTAAAATCCCGTTTACGACTTTGTTCGCCGAAGCGCGCTTTCAAGAGAATGACTTGGGCCGTTATGAGAGCACCGATGGCGGCCTTACTCCGTTTCTTCTCTATGCTGATGAGGCAAACCACCAGGAGGACCTGCGGGCGGGTTTTAACACCTCACCCTGGCGCCGGCTCTCCTTGAGCGGCCAGGTGCAGCGCTATGATGATAACACCGTTTACAACAACATCGAACAAAGGGTCATCTTGAATGAAGGCTATCCTGGGTTCATTCGCCGGCGCGACTTGATTTCCAACAAAGCGGAAGGGAAACTGGGTTACCAGGCCGCCACATGGCTCAAAACCACGCTGTCCTACCAGTACCTTGCGAACGATTACCACACTTATACCGCGCCGGTAGCGCTCGGGCTCTTTCCTCCCGTCTCAGGCGTTTCTCCCGGCGGGGCGGTGGCGCCGGCCACATACGATGCGCACATCGCCAGCTTCAATGCCACCCTGACGCCCTGGCGCCGGCTCTTCCTCTCGACAACCTTTAGTTATCAAAACGCCCGCACCGTTACGGGGGTGATAGGCAGCCCATCGGTCGTGCCTTATGCGGGCAATATTTATCAGGCGATTGTCAGCGGGAATTATGCGCTGAACGAGAGCACGGACTTAATCCTGACCTATAGCTTCGCTTTTGCGGATTTTACCCAGGCGCCGGACAGCCTCCCGCTCGGGATTAAGTACCATCAGCATACGCTGGAGGCGGGTATCCAGCACCGGCTCGCCAAGAACACCACCGTGGGTTTGCAATACCAGTTCTATCATTATGACGAGCCCAGCAGCGGCGGCGTGGATAATTTCAATGCCCAGGGTCTGTTTGCCACCCTGGCTTGCCGCCTGCCATGA
- a CDS encoding cytochrome c3 family protein, which translates to MNAGRLIAAGMLLALGGAATLVLNSCSTTPLALQSAPEIPGATFVGDGVCAECHTNIARVFPTSAHARIRLEDPRAIGQTGCESCHGPGSLHVATGGGRGKFIVNPGNNPAACFECHRSTEAEFHLPQHHPLLEGHVSCSQCHDPHGLDILKPAGGLAMARLNETCAPCHREQTRPFVFEHPALREGCTVCHEPHGSINPKLLVQRDVNLCLRCHAQAQGPGVAPGHVFIGNIDHTSFIRMGTCWASGCHTAVHGSNVDIRLRY; encoded by the coding sequence ATGAACGCGGGGCGCCTCATCGCGGCGGGGATGCTGCTGGCTTTGGGCGGCGCAGCCACGCTGGTCCTGAACTCGTGCTCGACCACCCCGCTGGCGCTCCAGAGCGCGCCCGAAATTCCTGGAGCGACGTTTGTGGGCGACGGCGTTTGCGCAGAGTGCCACACCAACATCGCCCGGGTATTTCCCACCAGCGCCCACGCCCGAATTCGGCTTGAAGACCCGCGCGCCATCGGCCAGACCGGGTGCGAGTCCTGCCACGGCCCGGGGAGCTTGCATGTCGCAACCGGGGGTGGCCGAGGCAAATTCATTGTCAACCCGGGCAACAATCCGGCTGCCTGTTTCGAGTGCCACCGCTCGACGGAAGCAGAGTTTCATCTGCCCCAACATCACCCGCTGCTCGAAGGTCATGTAAGTTGCTCCCAATGCCATGACCCCCATGGGCTGGACATCCTCAAACCCGCAGGGGGCCTGGCGATGGCGCGCCTGAACGAAACCTGCGCCCCTTGCCACCGGGAACAAACGCGCCCGTTTGTCTTCGAGCACCCGGCTCTGCGGGAAGGCTGCACGGTGTGCCACGAGCCGCATGGGTCGATTAACCCTAAGTTGCTCGTGCAACGGGATGTCAACCTCTGCCTGAGGTGCCACGCCCAGGCGCAAGGACCCGGAGTTGCTCCCGGCCATGTTTTCATTGGCAACATCGACCATACCTCATTTATCCGGATGGGCACTTGCTGGGCCTCGGGCTGCCACACAGCGGTGCATGGATCAAACGTCGATATCCGCTTGAGATATTAA
- a CDS encoding SCO family protein, translated as MLAFLQDGWGQSVAGTATKEPALRTFTSQGIIKAVEEDGRMLVIAHEAIAGYMGAMTMPFKVKNPDELAGLGPGDLVSFRLSVTETKSWIDRIAKVSTASGQSAANQRPETTRPAPPRSRHPLLSYAFTNELGQPVRLGDFHGQALGITFFFTRCPIPDFCPRLSKNFAEACAKLESLPNAPTNWHFLSITFDPEFDTPPVLKAYGQTYHYDPQHWNFLTGPVDKIRELASLSNVTFEKDNGLFNHNFRTLIIDAEGHLQMVFPMGGNLTGDIVSEMLKAARVTNRPS; from the coding sequence TTGCTCGCCTTTTTACAAGACGGCTGGGGGCAATCTGTGGCCGGCACCGCAACAAAAGAACCGGCACTCCGCACTTTTACAAGCCAGGGAATTATCAAGGCAGTTGAGGAAGATGGCCGCATGCTGGTCATCGCTCACGAGGCAATCGCAGGCTATATGGGTGCTATGACGATGCCGTTTAAGGTCAAGAACCCGGATGAATTGGCCGGCCTCGGGCCGGGCGATCTGGTCTCCTTCAGGCTTTCTGTGACCGAGACCAAGAGCTGGATTGATCGAATCGCGAAAGTAAGCACCGCCTCCGGCCAATCCGCAGCCAATCAACGGCCGGAGACCACGCGCCCTGCTCCGCCCCGGTCCCGCCATCCGCTGCTGAGCTATGCCTTCACCAATGAACTCGGCCAACCTGTCCGGCTCGGCGATTTCCACGGACAAGCCCTCGGCATCACTTTCTTTTTTACCCGCTGTCCTATCCCCGATTTTTGCCCGCGTCTGTCCAAAAACTTCGCCGAAGCATGCGCGAAGTTAGAGAGCCTCCCGAATGCACCCACGAATTGGCATTTTCTTTCAATTACCTTTGATCCGGAATTCGATACCCCGCCGGTGCTCAAGGCCTACGGTCAGACCTACCATTATGACCCGCAGCATTGGAACTTTCTGACCGGGCCGGTCGATAAGATTCGTGAGTTGGCGAGCTTATCGAACGTGACGTTCGAGAAGGACAACGGTTTGTTTAATCACAATTTCCGCACACTAATCATCGACGCCGAGGGACATCTGCAAATGGTATTCCCGATGGGAGGCAACCTGACTGGAGACATCGTCAGCGAGATGCTCAAGGCGGCGAGGGTGACAAACCGGCCTTCATGA
- a CDS encoding Ig-like domain-containing protein encodes MKPKQPMRSPFLLGLFLVIQAACNPANLQAAVANVSVVDFAFSPTSVTINVNDQVKWNFSSANQAPHTSTSDTGLWDSGIEGAGASFTHTFTSGGSFPYHCTVHPFMTASVTVQAVATNVPPTVSITAPANNTTFAAPWTGAIQATASDSDDTVSRVAFYDGTSLLGTVANPPTNLSFGVTNMPAGDHNLKAVATDSRGATNTSTVVTIHVLTPGPITLSSPARLSSTTFQFSYTATPGLSYMIRRSAELPLFSSIATNTPSSSPVQFIDNNATGALSFYSITLAPNP; translated from the coding sequence ATGAAACCAAAGCAGCCGATGCGAAGTCCGTTTCTGTTGGGGTTATTTCTGGTCATTCAAGCGGCCTGTAATCCCGCAAACCTCCAAGCCGCCGTCGCCAACGTCAGCGTGGTGGATTTCGCGTTTTCCCCGACGAGCGTAACGATCAACGTCAACGATCAGGTGAAATGGAACTTCAGCTCGGCCAACCAGGCGCCCCACACCAGCACAAGCGATACGGGGTTATGGGACTCCGGCATCGAGGGGGCGGGGGCGAGTTTCACCCACACGTTCACTTCGGGCGGCAGTTTTCCATACCATTGCACAGTCCACCCCTTTATGACGGCATCGGTTACCGTCCAGGCGGTGGCGACCAATGTGCCGCCGACTGTCTCGATCACCGCGCCGGCGAATAATACGACGTTCGCAGCCCCCTGGACCGGCGCCATCCAAGCCACTGCTTCGGATTCGGATGATACCGTCAGCAGAGTCGCCTTTTACGACGGAACATCGCTGCTGGGAACCGTGGCTAATCCACCAACCAACTTGAGCTTTGGGGTGACCAATATGCCCGCCGGAGACCACAATCTGAAGGCTGTCGCCACCGATAGCAGGGGAGCGACAAACACCTCGACGGTTGTCACTATTCACGTGCTCACACCCGGACCCATCACGCTCAGTTCACCGGCCCGCCTCTCCTCGACCACTTTTCAATTCAGTTATACGGCCACGCCCGGGCTGAGCTATATGATCCGGCGCTCGGCGGAGTTGCCCCTCTTTAGCTCCATTGCGACCAATACCCCATCAAGCAGTCCCGTGCAGTTTATCGATAACAATGCCACCGGTGCGTTGAGTTTTTATTCTATAACCCTGGCGCCGAACCCTTGA
- a CDS encoding twin-arginine translocation signal domain-containing protein, producing the protein MNDAKQTKESLPNRFPMRDKKNTHKPGSALRGSFSRRSFLQKGLVAGAGAAAVGLLPNKAQARGGLTPGDAAILRFLAAAEILETDAWQQYNELGGVQDSEVPGGSGNAAYTAALQVLDSDMPQYVHDNTEDEFTHFEFINAYLAAHGMKPADLDPFRTLPSSTATGAQQIGRLTNLMQLSVDTSWWTRYRSSTKNPDFGDAFPQAVPGLMAGEFPAIPRSDADLSDAIHLQAIANTAGFHFAMIEQGGTSLYPSLAQRVTHTEVLRILLSIGPTEAMHFQTWHDKAGNAPPLTDPTNGLVFPDLNSPPFGGEEFSTNLIMPEPTIFLDRKFPICSIVRPTETKGAAMGVVKFLTDTGLFRGQSAEFFAVLIQLAKAADAARLNENKED; encoded by the coding sequence ATGAACGACGCAAAACAAACAAAAGAGTCATTACCTAATAGGTTCCCGATGCGGGACAAGAAGAACACCCACAAGCCTGGCAGCGCTTTGCGAGGCTCCTTTAGCCGGCGTTCCTTTTTGCAAAAGGGACTGGTTGCCGGCGCTGGCGCAGCAGCGGTGGGTCTTTTGCCCAACAAGGCCCAAGCGAGGGGCGGGCTCACACCGGGAGACGCGGCCATCCTGCGATTCCTGGCTGCGGCAGAAATCCTGGAGACTGATGCATGGCAACAATATAACGAGTTGGGCGGCGTCCAGGACAGCGAAGTTCCGGGCGGAAGCGGAAATGCGGCTTACACGGCTGCGCTGCAAGTTCTGGATTCTGACATGCCCCAGTACGTTCACGACAATACGGAGGACGAATTCACCCATTTCGAGTTCATCAATGCCTACCTCGCTGCACATGGAATGAAACCGGCCGATCTGGACCCGTTTCGCACGTTGCCGAGCAGCACGGCGACGGGCGCGCAGCAAATCGGCCGGCTAACCAACCTCATGCAATTGAGCGTGGACACCAGTTGGTGGACTCGCTACCGAAGCAGCACCAAGAACCCAGACTTCGGCGATGCCTTTCCTCAGGCTGTTCCGGGGCTGATGGCAGGCGAGTTTCCCGCCATTCCAAGGTCCGACGCGGATTTAAGCGATGCAATCCACCTCCAGGCGATTGCCAATACGGCGGGCTTTCACTTCGCCATGATCGAACAGGGTGGCACCAGCCTTTACCCGTCACTTGCGCAACGAGTCACCCATACTGAGGTGCTGCGCATTCTGTTGAGCATTGGCCCCACTGAGGCCATGCATTTCCAGACCTGGCATGATAAAGCGGGCAACGCTCCGCCGCTGACCGACCCCACTAACGGGCTGGTTTTCCCTGATTTGAATTCACCTCCATTCGGAGGCGAGGAGTTCTCGACAAACCTAATCATGCCTGAGCCGACCATATTCCTGGACCGGAAGTTCCCAATCTGCTCGATTGTGCGCCCAACCGAAACCAAAGGGGCTGCGATGGGCGTAGTCAAGTTTCTGACGGACACCGGGCTGTTCCGTGGACAATCGGCTGAGTTTTTTGCAGTGCTCATCCAGCTAGCCAAAGCAGCAGATGCCGCAAGGCTCAACGAGAACAAAGAGGATTGA
- a CDS encoding RNA polymerase sigma factor, with protein METEHLSQESSSTRSLNFEDIVERYYRSLYRFAFSLTRSEADACDLTQHTFYKWAAKGQQLRDISKVRAWLYTTLHRAFLQAKRKETRFPQCELDEIDPELAWISVQEASHSDAASVLGAMAKIDETFRAPLALFYLEDCPHKEIARILNIPLGTVKSRVARGIAKLQKILVPMTAAGSR; from the coding sequence ATGGAAACAGAGCATTTGAGCCAAGAAAGCAGCAGCACCAGGAGTCTGAATTTTGAAGATATAGTGGAGCGGTACTATCGGTCTCTTTACCGGTTCGCATTTAGTCTCACTCGTTCAGAAGCCGACGCTTGCGATTTGACGCAGCACACCTTTTATAAATGGGCGGCTAAAGGTCAGCAGTTGCGGGATATATCCAAGGTCAGGGCTTGGCTCTACACGACCTTGCACCGAGCCTTCTTGCAGGCAAAGCGCAAAGAAACCCGCTTCCCCCAGTGCGAACTGGATGAGATTGATCCCGAATTGGCATGGATTTCAGTTCAGGAAGCCAGCCATTCAGACGCTGCCAGTGTGCTGGGCGCTATGGCGAAAATCGATGAAACCTTTCGCGCACCATTGGCGCTCTTCTATTTGGAAGATTGTCCGCATAAGGAGATAGCCCGGATTTTGAATATTCCACTGGGAACGGTCAAATCCAGAGTTGCTCGTGGCATTGCCAAGCTGCAGAAAATCCTGGTGCCTATGACGGCTGCAGGCAGCCGGTAG